A section of the Polyodon spathula isolate WHYD16114869_AA chromosome 29, ASM1765450v1, whole genome shotgun sequence genome encodes:
- the LOC121302493 gene encoding cytochrome c oxidase subunit 6B1, producing the protein MSDAIEEKIKNYRTAPFDARFPNTNQTRNCFQNYLDFHRCNNALSAKGQDVSPCQWYQRVYKSLCPMSWVGKWDDQVADGSFPGKV; encoded by the exons ATGTCTGACGCAATCGAAGAGAAAATCAAGAACTACAGAACAGCCCCTTTCGATGCTCGATTCCCAAACACCAACCAGACCAGGAACTGCTTCCAGAACTACCTGG ATTTCCATCGTTGTAACAATGCTCTGTCTGCTAAGGGCCAGGACGTTTCTCCCTGCCAGTGGTACCAGCGTGTCTATAAGAGCCTGTGTCCTATGAGCTGG GTGGGAAAATGGGACGACCAAGTTGCGGATGGGAGCTTTCCTGGGAAAGTGTAA